In Streptomyces puniciscabiei, a single genomic region encodes these proteins:
- a CDS encoding ABC transporter substrate-binding protein yields MMRRRTTLLTSCTALALALGATACGGGPVSAGGGDKALSGQTVTVAGVWTGSEQKNFQKVLDAFTAKTGAKTQFISTGDNVSTVVGSKIEGGNAPDVVMVPQVGVLDQFAKKGWLKPLSPTAQATITADYAPVWKKYGSVDGTLYGLYFKAAHKSTVWYSPGALSQAGVKPPKTYDEMLKAGHTVSDSGLAAFAVGGEDGWTLTDWFENIYLSQAGPEKYDALAAHKLKWTDASVVKALGTLGKLFKDKQLIAGGQKEALNTDFPSSVEKVFGPKPEAGMVYEGDFVGGVAHDQFGKTIGKDADFFPFPAVDGGTAPVVSGGDAAVVLKDGKNAKAGMKLLEYLATPEAAAVWAKAGGFLSPNKKLDPASYGDDVTRATAKSLIDAGDSVRFDMSDQAPAAFGGTKGAGEWKLLQDFLRDPSDPKGTAAKLEAAAAKAYQG; encoded by the coding sequence ATGATGCGACGACGTACCACCCTGCTCACCAGCTGCACCGCCCTCGCCCTGGCGCTCGGCGCGACCGCCTGCGGCGGCGGGCCCGTCTCGGCCGGCGGCGGTGACAAGGCGCTCAGCGGCCAGACGGTCACCGTGGCCGGTGTCTGGACCGGCAGCGAACAGAAGAACTTCCAGAAGGTGCTGGACGCCTTCACCGCGAAGACCGGCGCCAAGACGCAGTTCATCTCCACCGGCGACAACGTCTCCACCGTCGTCGGCAGCAAGATCGAGGGCGGCAACGCGCCCGACGTCGTGATGGTCCCGCAGGTCGGCGTGCTCGACCAGTTCGCGAAGAAGGGCTGGCTCAAGCCGCTGTCCCCGACGGCGCAGGCGACGATCACCGCCGACTACGCGCCCGTGTGGAAGAAGTACGGCAGCGTCGACGGCACCCTGTACGGCCTGTACTTCAAGGCCGCCCACAAGTCCACCGTCTGGTACAGCCCCGGCGCGCTCTCCCAGGCCGGGGTCAAGCCGCCGAAGACGTACGACGAGATGCTGAAGGCCGGCCACACCGTCTCCGACTCCGGGCTCGCGGCCTTCGCCGTCGGCGGAGAGGACGGCTGGACCCTCACCGACTGGTTCGAGAACATCTACCTCTCCCAGGCCGGACCCGAGAAGTACGACGCCCTCGCCGCGCACAAGCTGAAGTGGACCGACGCGAGCGTGGTCAAGGCGCTGGGGACGCTCGGCAAGCTGTTCAAGGACAAGCAGCTGATCGCTGGCGGCCAGAAGGAGGCCCTGAACACCGACTTCCCCAGCTCGGTGGAGAAGGTGTTCGGACCCAAGCCCGAGGCCGGCATGGTCTACGAGGGCGACTTCGTGGGCGGAGTCGCGCACGACCAGTTCGGCAAGACCATCGGCAAGGACGCCGACTTCTTCCCGTTCCCGGCGGTCGACGGCGGCACGGCACCCGTCGTCAGCGGCGGCGACGCGGCGGTCGTCCTCAAGGACGGCAAGAACGCCAAGGCCGGCATGAAACTCCTGGAGTACCTGGCCACCCCGGAGGCCGCGGCCGTGTGGGCGAAGGCGGGCGGCTTCCTGTCCCCGAACAAGAAGCTCGACCCGGCCTCCTACGGCGACGACGTCACCCGCGCCACCGCCAAGTCCCTGATCGACGCGGGCGACTCGGTCCGCTTCGACATGTCCGACCAGGCCCCGGCGGCCTTCGGCGGCACCAAGGGCGCCGGCGAGTGGAAGCTGCTCCAGGACTTCCTGCGCGACCCGTCGGACCCGAAGGGCACCGCGGCGAAGCTGGAAGCCGCCGCGGCCAAGGCCTACCAGGGCTGA
- a CDS encoding carbohydrate ABC transporter permease, with the protein MNAIRRGLGNGLVQAFLVVIGLVWLTPLAGLFVSSLRSAQDTAKGGWWTALTSPGQLSFDNYSALLKNSGMTQAFWNTVLISVPATTLVVVIAALAGYAFAWLDFPLREPLFLLVVALLVVPVQIGLLPVAKLFGALGLFGTIPGVVLFHVAYGLPFAVFLLRNYFAEMPKEMLEAARMDGGSEWRIFTRLVLPVGRPAIASLAIFQFLWVWNDMLVALLFADSSSQPLTVELQSQIRQFGSNIDVLAPGAFLSLIVPVVVFFAFQRHFVQGVMAGSVK; encoded by the coding sequence ATGAACGCGATCAGGCGGGGCCTGGGCAACGGCCTGGTGCAGGCCTTCCTGGTGGTGATCGGCCTGGTCTGGCTGACCCCGCTCGCAGGCCTCTTCGTGTCCTCCCTGCGCTCGGCGCAGGACACCGCGAAGGGCGGCTGGTGGACGGCGCTCACCAGCCCCGGCCAGCTGTCCTTCGACAACTACTCGGCGCTGCTGAAGAACTCCGGCATGACGCAGGCCTTCTGGAACACGGTGCTGATCTCGGTGCCGGCCACGACGCTCGTCGTGGTCATCGCCGCCCTCGCCGGATACGCCTTCGCCTGGCTGGACTTCCCGCTGCGGGAGCCCCTCTTCCTGCTGGTGGTGGCCCTGTTGGTGGTGCCGGTCCAGATCGGCCTGCTGCCGGTGGCCAAACTCTTCGGCGCGCTGGGCCTGTTCGGCACGATCCCCGGCGTGGTCCTCTTCCACGTGGCCTACGGCCTGCCCTTCGCCGTGTTCCTGCTGCGCAACTACTTCGCGGAGATGCCGAAGGAGATGCTGGAGGCGGCCCGGATGGACGGCGGCAGCGAGTGGCGCATCTTCACGCGCCTGGTCCTGCCGGTGGGGCGTCCCGCGATCGCCTCGCTCGCGATCTTCCAGTTCCTGTGGGTCTGGAACGACATGCTGGTCGCCCTGCTGTTCGCCGACAGTTCCTCCCAGCCGCTGACCGTGGAACTCCAGTCCCAGATCCGCCAGTTCGGCAGCAATATCGACGTCCTGGCCCCGGGCGCGTTCCTGTCCCTGATCGTGCCGGTGGTGGTGTTCTTCGCCTTCCAGCGGCACTTCGTCCAGGGCGTGATGGCGGGCTCGGTCAAGTGA
- the tal gene encoding transaldolase: MTDALKRLSEEGVAIWLDDLSRKRITSGNLAELIDQQHVVGVTTNPTIFQKAISGGDGYEQQVADLAARKVTVEEAIRMITTADVRDAADILRPVFDATGGKDGRVSIEVDPRLAHNTRATVAEAKQLAWLVDRPNTLIKIPATEAGLPAITETIGLGISVNVTLIFSLERYRAVMDAYLSGLEKARERGLDISLIHSVASFFVSRVDTEIDKRLDGIGTDEAKALRGKAAVANARLAYQAYEEVFSSDRWSALENAGANKQRPLWASTGVKDPAYPDTLYVTELVAPNTVNTMPEATLEATEDHGEISGDTIAGTYEQARADLDALEKLGISYDDVVQVLEDEGVEKFEASWNDLLKSTQAELERLAPTEG; encoded by the coding sequence ATGACAGACGCACTCAAGCGCCTCTCCGAGGAAGGCGTCGCGATCTGGCTGGACGACCTGTCGCGCAAGCGGATCACGTCCGGCAACCTCGCCGAGCTGATCGACCAGCAGCACGTCGTGGGCGTCACCACCAACCCGACGATCTTCCAGAAGGCGATCAGCGGCGGCGACGGCTACGAGCAGCAGGTCGCGGACCTCGCCGCCCGCAAGGTCACCGTCGAAGAGGCCATCCGCATGATCACCACGGCGGACGTCCGTGACGCCGCCGACATCCTGCGCCCCGTCTTCGACGCCACCGGCGGCAAGGACGGCCGGGTCTCCATCGAGGTGGACCCGCGCCTGGCGCACAACACCAGGGCCACCGTCGCCGAGGCCAAGCAGCTGGCCTGGCTGGTGGACCGGCCCAACACCCTGATCAAGATCCCGGCCACCGAGGCGGGCCTGCCGGCGATCACCGAGACGATCGGCCTCGGCATCAGCGTCAACGTGACCCTGATCTTCTCCCTGGAGCGGTACCGGGCCGTCATGGACGCCTACCTCTCCGGCCTGGAGAAGGCCAGGGAGCGCGGCCTGGACATCTCGCTGATCCACTCCGTGGCGTCCTTCTTCGTGTCCCGCGTGGACACCGAGATCGACAAGCGCCTGGACGGCATCGGCACCGACGAGGCCAAGGCACTGCGCGGCAAGGCCGCCGTCGCCAACGCGCGCCTCGCCTACCAGGCGTACGAGGAGGTCTTCTCCTCGGACCGCTGGAGCGCGCTGGAGAACGCGGGCGCCAACAAGCAGCGTCCGCTGTGGGCGTCGACCGGTGTGAAGGACCCGGCGTACCCGGACACGCTGTACGTCACCGAGCTGGTCGCGCCGAACACGGTCAACACCATGCCGGAGGCCACGCTGGAGGCCACCGAGGACCACGGCGAGATCAGCGGCGACACCATCGCCGGCACCTACGAGCAGGCGCGTGCCGACCTCGACGCGCTGGAGAAGCTCGGCATCTCGTACGACGACGTCGTGCAGGTGCTGGAGGACGAGGGCGTCGAGAAGTTCGAGGCGTCCTGGAACGACCTGCTGAAGTCCACCCAGGCGGAGCTCGAGCGCCTCGCCCCTACGGAGGGCTGA
- the zwf gene encoding glucose-6-phosphate dehydrogenase, which produces MSPVSGSGANPLRDPADRRLPRIAGPSGLVIFGVTGDLSRKKLMPAVYDLANRGLLPPGFSLVGFARREWANEDFAQEVHDAVKAHARTPFREEVWQQLIQGMRFVQGTFDDDDAFERLRSTIEELDKAQGTGGNFAFYLSVPPRSFPVVIQQLKKHGLAEQSGGSWRRAVIEKPFGHDLKSAEELNKVVHEVFEPDQVFRIDHYLGKETVQNILALRFANTMFEPIWNRSFVDHVQITMAEDIGIGGRAGYYDGIGAARDVIQNHLLQLMALTAMEEPASFDASALAAEKEKVLGAVRLPKDLGRSTVRGQYAAGWQGGEKVIGYLEEDGIDPKSKTDTYAAIKLEVDNRRWAGVPFYLRTGKRLGRRVTEIAVVFQRAPHSPFDTTATEELGQNAIVIRVQPDEGVTVRFGSKVPGTSMEIRDVSMDFAYGESFTESSPEAYERLILDVLLGDANLFPRTEEVELSWKILDPIEEYWDKHGRPAQYPSGTWGPAEADEMLARDGRSWRRP; this is translated from the coding sequence TTGTCACCCGTTTCCGGTTCCGGAGCGAACCCGCTTCGTGACCCGGCCGACCGACGGCTCCCGCGCATCGCGGGGCCGTCCGGTCTGGTCATCTTCGGTGTCACGGGCGACCTGTCCCGCAAGAAGCTGATGCCCGCGGTGTACGACCTCGCCAACCGGGGTCTGCTGCCGCCGGGCTTCTCGCTGGTGGGCTTCGCCCGCCGCGAGTGGGCGAACGAGGACTTCGCGCAGGAGGTCCACGACGCCGTCAAGGCGCACGCCCGTACGCCGTTCCGCGAGGAGGTCTGGCAGCAGCTCATCCAGGGGATGCGCTTCGTCCAGGGCACCTTCGACGACGACGACGCGTTCGAGCGGCTGCGCTCCACCATCGAGGAGCTGGACAAGGCCCAGGGCACGGGCGGCAACTTCGCCTTCTACCTGTCGGTGCCGCCGCGCTCCTTCCCGGTCGTCATCCAGCAGCTGAAGAAGCACGGTCTCGCCGAGCAGTCGGGCGGTTCCTGGCGGCGCGCGGTCATCGAGAAGCCGTTCGGGCACGACCTGAAGTCGGCCGAGGAACTGAACAAGGTCGTGCACGAGGTGTTCGAGCCGGACCAGGTGTTCCGGATCGACCACTACCTCGGCAAGGAGACCGTCCAGAACATCCTGGCGCTGCGGTTCGCCAACACCATGTTCGAGCCGATCTGGAACCGGTCCTTCGTGGACCATGTGCAGATCACCATGGCCGAGGACATCGGCATCGGCGGCCGGGCCGGCTACTACGACGGCATCGGCGCCGCCCGTGACGTCATCCAGAACCACCTGCTGCAGCTCATGGCCCTGACGGCCATGGAGGAGCCCGCCTCCTTCGACGCGTCCGCGCTGGCCGCGGAGAAGGAGAAGGTGCTGGGCGCCGTACGGCTGCCCAAGGACCTGGGCCGCAGCACGGTGCGCGGGCAGTACGCGGCCGGCTGGCAGGGCGGCGAGAAGGTCATCGGCTACCTCGAAGAGGACGGCATCGACCCGAAGTCGAAGACCGACACCTACGCGGCGATCAAGCTGGAGGTGGACAATCGCCGCTGGGCGGGTGTGCCGTTCTACCTGCGCACGGGCAAGCGCCTCGGCCGCCGGGTGACGGAGATCGCCGTGGTCTTCCAGCGGGCCCCGCACTCCCCCTTCGACACCACGGCGACGGAGGAACTGGGCCAGAACGCGATCGTGATCCGCGTCCAGCCGGACGAGGGCGTGACCGTGCGGTTCGGTTCGAAGGTGCCGGGCACCTCGATGGAGATCCGGGACGTCTCCATGGACTTCGCCTACGGCGAGTCCTTCACCGAGTCCAGCCCGGAGGCGTACGAACGCCTGATCCTGGACGTGCTGCTGGGCGACGCCAACCTGTTCCCGCGCACGGAGGAGGTCGAGCTGTCCTGGAAGATCCTCGACCCGATCGAGGAGTACTGGGACAAGCACGGCAGGCCCGCGCAGTACCCGTCGGGCACCTGGGGTCCCGCCGAGGCGGACGAGATGCTCGCACGAGACGGACGGAGCTGGCGCCGGCCATGA
- the opcA gene encoding glucose-6-phosphate dehydrogenase assembly protein OpcA, whose product MKIDLTDTTAGDINKALVQGRRAIGTPAVGMVLTLVIVTDEENAYDALKAANDASREHPSRTLVVIKRVSRTPRDRTSSRLDAEVRVGADAGTGETVVLRLYGEVVGHADSVVLPLLLPDAPVVVWWPVNAPLDPAKDPLGALAQRRVTDTYTAEQPVRELSARAEAYTPGDTDLSWTRITPWRSMLAAALDQVTCEVTAVEVEGEEFNPSCELLAMWLADRLDVPVKRSLSGGPGLTAVRMDTSCGPIVLDRADGTLATLSIEGQPARAVALKRRETAELIAEELRRLDPDDTYASALRYGVERLNTVPEQAGQEPVAEPEPVEEAVKAPGKKAAARTAKKAPARKAAAK is encoded by the coding sequence ATGAAGATAGACCTGACCGACACCACCGCCGGCGACATCAACAAGGCGCTCGTGCAGGGCCGCCGGGCCATCGGCACCCCCGCCGTGGGCATGGTCCTGACCCTCGTCATCGTCACCGACGAGGAGAACGCCTACGACGCGCTGAAGGCCGCCAACGACGCCTCGCGCGAGCACCCCTCGCGCACGCTGGTGGTCATCAAGCGGGTCTCCCGCACCCCGCGCGACCGCACCTCCTCGCGTCTCGACGCCGAGGTGCGGGTGGGCGCGGACGCGGGCACCGGCGAGACGGTCGTGCTCCGGCTGTACGGCGAGGTCGTGGGCCACGCCGACTCGGTCGTGCTGCCGCTGCTGCTGCCGGACGCGCCGGTGGTCGTGTGGTGGCCGGTGAACGCCCCGCTGGATCCGGCGAAGGACCCGCTGGGCGCGCTCGCCCAGCGCCGGGTCACCGACACCTACACCGCCGAGCAGCCGGTGCGGGAGCTGTCCGCGCGCGCCGAGGCCTACACGCCGGGCGACACCGACCTGTCCTGGACCCGGATCACGCCGTGGCGTTCGATGCTGGCGGCCGCCCTGGACCAGGTCACCTGCGAGGTGACGGCCGTCGAGGTGGAGGGCGAGGAGTTCAACCCGAGCTGTGAGCTGCTGGCGATGTGGCTCGCGGACCGGCTGGACGTACCGGTGAAGCGCTCGCTGTCGGGCGGCCCGGGGCTCACCGCGGTCCGCATGGACACGAGCTGCGGCCCGATCGTCCTGGACCGCGCGGACGGCACGCTGGCCACGCTGTCCATCGAGGGCCAGCCGGCCCGCGCGGTGGCGCTGAAACGGCGGGAGACCGCCGAGCTGATCGCGGAGGAGCTGCGCCGGCTCGACCCGGACGACACCTACGCGTCGGCGCTGCGCTACGGCGTGGAGCGGCTGAACACGGTTCCGGAGCAGGCAGGCCAGGAGCCGGTCGCCGAGCCGGAGCCCGTGGAGGAGGCGGTCAAGGCGCCGGGCAAGAAGGCGGCGGCCAGGACCGCGAAGAAGGCACCGGCGAGGAAGGCGGCGGCGAAGTGA
- a CDS encoding ABC transporter permease subunit, which yields MTATALVKQQAGPRAAGAARGRRSRRRARLIALLFVFPALLLLGALVVYPVLFSVGRSFFDASGTRFVGGGNYAEMFRDPATLKAIRNTAIWVVVAPALLTGLGLILAVLVEKVRWATAFKLLLFMPMAVSFLAAGIIFRLAYDEDPNKGVLNAAVVSVHDAFEGTSSYPTARGRQGLLTQDRDGSYRTTASAGHSVALPMVGVLPKDLPKGAEPAAAAAARKAAPGELRGVVYLDFTPGGGGRQGKVDPKESGLPGMKVQAVRDGSTVASATTAADGSFRFSGLRAGSYTVRLPGSNFAPPYQGVSWLGPALVTPAIIGAYLWIWTGFAMVLIGAGLAALPRDALEAARMDGANEWQIFRRITVPLLAPVLTVVFVTLVINVMKVFDLVYIIAPGPVQEDATVLATQMWLVSFGGGNNQGLGSALGVLLLLLVIPAMVFNVRRFRNSQR from the coding sequence ATGACCGCCACCGCTCTCGTGAAACAGCAGGCGGGCCCGCGGGCCGCCGGCGCGGCGCGCGGGCGCCGCAGCCGGCGGCGCGCCCGGCTGATCGCCCTGCTCTTCGTCTTCCCCGCGCTGCTCCTGCTCGGCGCGCTCGTCGTCTACCCGGTGCTGTTCTCCGTCGGCCGCAGCTTCTTCGACGCCTCCGGCACCCGGTTCGTCGGCGGCGGCAACTACGCCGAGATGTTCCGCGACCCGGCGACCCTGAAGGCCATCCGCAACACCGCCATCTGGGTGGTGGTCGCCCCGGCCCTGCTGACCGGCCTCGGCCTGATCCTGGCCGTGCTGGTCGAGAAGGTCCGCTGGGCCACCGCCTTCAAGCTGCTGCTGTTCATGCCGATGGCGGTGTCCTTCCTGGCCGCCGGCATCATCTTCCGGCTGGCCTACGACGAGGACCCGAACAAGGGCGTCCTGAACGCGGCCGTGGTCTCCGTGCACGATGCCTTCGAGGGCACGTCGTCGTACCCGACGGCGCGCGGCCGCCAGGGCCTGCTGACCCAGGACCGGGACGGCTCGTACCGTACGACCGCCTCCGCCGGCCACTCGGTGGCCCTTCCGATGGTCGGCGTGCTGCCCAAGGACCTGCCCAAGGGCGCCGAGCCCGCTGCCGCGGCGGCCGCGCGCAAGGCGGCGCCCGGCGAGCTGCGCGGGGTCGTCTACCTCGACTTCACCCCCGGCGGCGGAGGCAGGCAGGGCAAGGTCGACCCGAAGGAGAGCGGCCTGCCCGGCATGAAGGTCCAGGCGGTGCGCGACGGCAGCACGGTCGCGAGCGCGACCACCGCGGCCGACGGCTCCTTCCGCTTCTCCGGGCTGCGCGCGGGCTCGTACACGGTGAGACTTCCCGGGTCCAACTTCGCCCCGCCGTACCAGGGCGTCTCCTGGCTCGGCCCGGCCCTCGTCACCCCGGCGATCATCGGCGCGTACCTGTGGATCTGGACCGGCTTCGCGATGGTGCTGATCGGCGCGGGTCTCGCGGCCCTGCCCCGGGACGCCCTGGAGGCGGCCCGGATGGACGGCGCGAACGAGTGGCAGATCTTCCGCAGGATCACCGTGCCGCTGCTGGCCCCCGTGCTGACGGTCGTCTTCGTGACCCTCGTCATCAACGTGATGAAGGTCTTCGACCTCGTCTACATCATCGCGCCCGGACCGGTGCAGGAGGACGCCACCGTGCTCGCCACCCAGATGTGGCTCGTGTCCTTCGGCGGCGGCAACAACCAGGGCCTCGGCAGCGCCCTCGGCGTGCTGCTCCTGCTGCTGGTGATTCCCGCGATGGTCTTCAACGTCCGCCGCTTCCGCAACAGTCAACGATGA
- the tkt gene encoding transketolase, with protein sequence MSTKPTTTDLEWTDLDQRAVDTARVLAADAVQKVGNGHPGTAMSLAPAAYTLFQKVMRHDPADPQWVGRDRFVLSAGHSSLTLYTQLYLAGFGLELEDLESFRTWGSKTPGHPEYGHTKGVETTTGPLGQGVANAVGMAMAARYERGLFDPAAPVGESPFDHFVYCIAGDGCLQEGISAEASSLAGHQKLGNLILLWDDNHISIEGDTETAVSEDTVKRYEAYGWHVQRVEAQDNGDLDPAAIYEAIQKAKAVTDKPSFIAMRSIIAWPAPNAQNTEAAHGSALGEEEVAATKRVLGFDPEKHFQVEDEVITHTRKALERGAQARAEWEKALQVWRDDNPERAAEFDRISKGELPTGWEEKIPVFEPGKGVATRAASGKVLQALGAVIPELWGGSADLAGSNNTTIDKESSFLPAGNPLPEANPYGRTIHFGIREHSMGAEMNGIALHGNTRVYGGTFLVFSDYMRNAVRLSALMHLPVTYVWTHDSIGLGEDGPTHQPVEHLASLRAIPGLNVVRPADANETAIAWREILKRYTKEFGKGQPHGLALTRQGVPVYEPDEDAARGGYVLFEADGGEPQVILIATGSEVHVAVEAREQLQADGVPTRVVSMPSVEWFEEQDQGYRDSVLPPSVRARVAVEAGIGLTWYRYVGDAGRIVSLEHFGASADGKVLFREFGFTAENVAAKARESLAAAQR encoded by the coding sequence GTGAGCACCAAGCCGACCACCACAGACCTTGAGTGGACCGACCTGGACCAGCGGGCCGTGGACACCGCCCGTGTCCTGGCCGCCGACGCCGTACAGAAGGTCGGCAACGGCCATCCCGGTACGGCGATGAGCCTGGCCCCGGCCGCCTACACCCTCTTCCAGAAGGTGATGCGGCACGACCCGGCCGACCCGCAGTGGGTCGGGCGCGACCGTTTCGTGCTGTCCGCCGGCCACTCGTCCCTGACCCTCTACACGCAGCTCTACCTGGCCGGTTTCGGCCTGGAGCTCGAGGACCTGGAGTCCTTCCGCACCTGGGGTTCGAAGACCCCGGGTCACCCGGAGTACGGGCACACCAAGGGCGTCGAGACCACCACCGGCCCGCTCGGCCAGGGTGTCGCCAACGCGGTGGGCATGGCGATGGCCGCCCGCTACGAGCGCGGTCTGTTCGACCCGGCGGCCCCGGTCGGCGAGTCGCCCTTCGACCACTTCGTCTACTGCATCGCCGGTGACGGCTGCCTGCAGGAGGGCATCTCCGCCGAGGCCTCCTCGCTGGCCGGTCACCAGAAGCTCGGCAACCTGATCCTGCTGTGGGACGACAACCACATCTCGATCGAGGGCGACACCGAGACGGCCGTCTCCGAGGACACCGTCAAGCGCTACGAGGCCTACGGCTGGCACGTGCAGCGCGTGGAGGCCCAGGACAACGGCGACCTGGACCCGGCCGCCATCTACGAGGCCATCCAGAAGGCCAAGGCGGTCACGGACAAGCCGTCCTTCATCGCGATGCGCTCGATCATCGCTTGGCCGGCCCCGAACGCCCAGAACACCGAGGCCGCGCACGGCTCGGCCCTGGGCGAGGAGGAGGTCGCGGCCACCAAGCGCGTCCTGGGCTTCGACCCCGAGAAGCACTTCCAGGTCGAGGACGAGGTGATCACCCACACCCGCAAGGCCCTGGAGCGCGGTGCGCAGGCGCGCGCCGAGTGGGAGAAGGCGCTGCAGGTGTGGCGGGACGACAACCCCGAGCGTGCCGCCGAGTTCGACCGCATCAGCAAGGGCGAGCTGCCCACCGGCTGGGAGGAGAAGATCCCGGTCTTCGAGCCGGGCAAGGGTGTCGCGACCCGTGCCGCCTCCGGCAAGGTGCTGCAGGCGCTCGGCGCGGTGATCCCCGAGCTGTGGGGCGGCTCCGCCGACCTCGCCGGGTCGAACAACACCACCATCGACAAGGAGAGCTCGTTCCTGCCCGCGGGCAACCCGCTCCCCGAGGCCAACCCGTACGGCCGCACCATCCACTTCGGCATCCGCGAGCACTCGATGGGCGCCGAGATGAACGGCATCGCGCTGCACGGCAACACCCGTGTCTACGGCGGTACGTTCCTCGTCTTCTCCGACTACATGCGCAACGCGGTGCGCCTGTCGGCCCTCATGCACCTGCCGGTGACGTACGTGTGGACGCACGACTCCATCGGCCTCGGCGAGGACGGCCCCACCCACCAGCCGGTCGAGCACCTGGCCTCGCTGCGCGCGATCCCCGGCCTGAACGTCGTCCGCCCGGCGGACGCCAACGAGACCGCGATCGCCTGGCGCGAGATCCTCAAGCGGTACACCAAGGAGTTCGGCAAGGGTCAGCCGCACGGTCTGGCGCTCACCCGCCAGGGCGTGCCGGTGTACGAGCCCGACGAGGACGCGGCCAGGGGTGGCTATGTCCTGTTCGAGGCCGACGGCGGCGAGCCGCAGGTGATCCTGATCGCCACCGGTTCCGAGGTGCACGTGGCCGTCGAGGCGCGTGAGCAGCTGCAGGCCGACGGCGTTCCGACGCGGGTCGTGTCGATGCCGTCCGTCGAGTGGTTCGAGGAGCAGGACCAGGGGTACCGGGACTCCGTGCTCCCGCCGTCCGTCCGGGCCCGTGTGGCCGTGGAGGCGGGCATCGGGCTGACCTGGTACCGCTACGTCGGGGACGCCGGCCGCATCGTTTCCCTGGAGCACTTCGGTGCTTCCGCCGATGGCAAGGTGCTCTTCCGCGAGTTCGGCTTCACTGCCGAGAACGTGGCCGCCAAGGCGCGGGAATCCCTCGCCGCCGCCCAGCGCTGA
- a CDS encoding lamin tail domain-containing protein: MRIRFALATAVTAGTLAVVVAAPAQATEYSSALKIKGVQYDAPGRDSNNCRTGNTRDEYLTIKNYSRSTTVNLKGYVVKDAAGNRFTFPSNHYLEPGDYVKLRGGHGTDSDANNVVYRQNCNFMWNNDGDTIYLYKPSGAHADTHAYTRSRDDRDGNGYITFHG; the protein is encoded by the coding sequence ATGCGTATACGTTTCGCGCTGGCCACCGCTGTCACGGCCGGCACGCTCGCCGTCGTCGTCGCCGCGCCGGCCCAGGCCACCGAGTACTCCTCCGCCCTGAAGATCAAGGGCGTCCAGTACGACGCCCCGGGGCGGGACTCCAACAACTGCCGTACCGGCAACACCCGCGACGAGTACCTGACGATCAAGAACTACTCGCGCAGCACGACCGTCAACCTCAAGGGCTACGTCGTCAAGGACGCCGCCGGGAACCGGTTCACGTTCCCCTCGAACCACTACCTCGAGCCCGGCGACTACGTGAAGCTGCGCGGCGGCCACGGCACCGACTCGGACGCGAACAACGTCGTCTACCGCCAGAACTGCAACTTCATGTGGAACAACGACGGGGACACCATCTACCTGTACAAGCCGTCCGGCGCCCACGCGGACACCCACGCCTACACCAGGTCCCGTGACGACCGGGACGGCAACGGCTACATCACCTTCCACGGCTGA
- the pgl gene encoding 6-phosphogluconolactonase has translation MSTPQLVVHRDKDLMAQAAAARLITKIVDAQASRGTASVVLTGGRNGNGLLAALAAAPARDAIDWGRLDLWWGDERYLPEGDPERNVTQAREALLDSVPLDPERVHAMPASDGPYGTDVGAAAEAYAAELAKAAGPENHGSVPTFDVLMLGVGPDTHVASLFPEHPGVRETERTVIGVHGAPKPPPTRISLTLPAIRSAREVWLLAAGADKAEATAIALSGAGEIQAPAAGAYGRSRTLWLLDSAAASQLPRSLYPPASP, from the coding sequence GTGAGCACTCCGCAGCTGGTCGTCCACCGCGACAAGGACCTGATGGCGCAGGCCGCCGCGGCCCGCCTGATCACGAAGATCGTGGACGCGCAGGCCTCCCGGGGCACCGCGTCCGTGGTCCTCACGGGCGGCCGCAACGGCAACGGCCTGCTGGCCGCGCTGGCGGCGGCCCCGGCCCGGGACGCCATCGACTGGGGCCGGCTCGACCTGTGGTGGGGCGACGAGCGCTACCTGCCCGAGGGCGACCCCGAGCGCAATGTGACGCAGGCCCGCGAGGCCCTGCTCGACTCCGTCCCGCTGGATCCGGAGCGCGTGCACGCCATGCCCGCCTCCGACGGCCCGTACGGCACGGACGTCGGCGCGGCGGCGGAGGCGTACGCGGCGGAGCTGGCGAAGGCGGCCGGGCCGGAGAACCACGGCTCGGTGCCGACCTTCGACGTCCTGATGCTGGGCGTCGGCCCGGACACCCACGTGGCCTCCCTGTTCCCGGAGCATCCGGGGGTCCGGGAGACGGAACGCACGGTGATCGGCGTGCACGGCGCGCCCAAGCCCCCGCCGACCCGGATCTCCCTCACCCTCCCGGCGATCCGTTCGGCCCGGGAGGTCTGGCTGCTCGCGGCCGGGGCGGACAAGGCGGAGGCCACGGCCATCGCCCTGTCGGGCGCGGGCGAGATCCAGGCCCCGGCGGCGGGTGCGTACGGCCGCTCCCGCACCCTGTGGCTGCTGGACTCGGCCGCGGCTTCGCAGTTGCCGAGGTCGCTGTATCCGCCGGCTTCGCCGTGA